The Bubalus bubalis isolate 160015118507 breed Murrah chromosome 18, NDDB_SH_1, whole genome shotgun sequence genome contains a region encoding:
- the LOC102402095 gene encoding zinc finger protein 724 isoform X5, whose amino-acid sequence MLQNYGNLASLGLVSKLDLVTFLEQLKDSRNIRRMETTAIYPAMSLQDTQDLMPRNAALEDVFPKANLGIYQTFHLRNLNLMKDREYTRVNERQRGCLYGHKEMQTVTHNANITGKRNEQRESTWGKQQLQSSTSTEKCKCLRKDFYPFLKHTCSLKGNVKNLEGNLVPSANSDSGNSECRLRLNTHSSMSEHLQFNSERANSQSNQFEGSVSRVSFFFPQQIFSLHSKMYHVDDNGTDTIQPLLFNTYCDMVNTQQLSMFNKMSHTLSKSSSSNNYKSIYGGVRRYSGNETGYTVEGDSNLMKHQGSESSDKDSKNNKCRNTFDQMSGFSVDKNTCTEERICTEYGKVSNQSSELIQQHTVQNPQKENKCKICGKVFSKSCHLSRHNKIHTGRKPFKCTECSKVFNLRSLLTKHERIHTGERPYKCTECGKAFTYNSHLTQHLRIHTGEKPYKCTECGKAFICYSHLTYHQQIHTGERPYKCTECSKAFICYSQLTYHQRIHTGEKPYKCKECNKAFHRLSLLTGHQRIHSGERPYKCKECNKAFIQCSNLTRHQRIHTGEKPYKCKDCNKAFHHCSVLTRHQRIHSGERPYKCKECSKAFIQCSHLTQHQRIHTGERPYKCTDCGKAFSHSSNLTKHLRTHTEEKP is encoded by the coding sequence CTATGTCTCTACAAGACACCCAGGATTTGATGCCGAGGAATGCAGCGTTAGAAGATGTATTCCCAAAAGCAAACCTAGGAATATATCAAACATTTCACCTCAGAAACttaaatttaatgaaagacagggaatatACAAGGGTAAATGAAAGACAGAGAGGATGTTTATATGGACATAAAGAAATGCAGACAGTTACACATAATGCTAACAttactggaaaaagaaatgagcaacGTGAGTCAACTTGGGGAAAACAGCAACTTCAGTCTTCAACATCTACCGAGAAGTGTAAGTGTTTAAGAAAAGATTTCTATCCTTTTTTGAAACATACATGTTCTCTGAAAGGAAACGTGAAAAATCTGGAAGGTAATCTAGTCCCTAGTGCAAATAGTGATTCAGGCAATTCTGAATGTAGGCTTCGACTAAATACGCATTCAAGCATGTCTGAACACCTACAATTTAACAGTGAGAGGGCAAACTCACAATCTAATCAATTTGAGGGATCCGTGAGCAGGGTGTCATTTTTCTTCCcccaacaaatattttctctgcattCCAAGATGTATCATGTTGATGATAATGGAACAGACACAATCCAACCATTATTGTTCAATACATATTGTGATATGGTTAATACTCAACAACTTTCCATGTTTAATAAAATGAGTCATACCTTAAGTAAGAGCTCCAGCTCCAATAATTACAAGAGTATTTATGGTGGAGTGAGAAGGTATTCAGGCAATGAAACTGGGTATACGGTTGAAGGAGACTCAAACCTCATGAAACATCAGGGATCCGAATCTTCAGACAAggattctaaaaataataaatgtagaaatacCTTTGACCAAATGTCAGGTTTTTCTGTAGATAAGAATACCTGTACTGAAGAAAGGATTTGTACTGAATATGGTAAGGTTTCTAATCAGTCTTCAGAACTTATTCAACAGCACACTGTTCAGAatccacagaaagaaaacaagtgtaaGATATGTGGGAAGGTGTTTAGTAAGTCATGCCATCTAAGTAGACATAACAAAATTCATACAGGAAGGAAACCTTtcaaatgtacagaatgtagcaAAGTGTTTAACCTTCGCTCACTTCTTACTAAGCATgagagaattcacactggagagagaccttataaatgtacagaatgtggcaaagcctttactTACAACTCACATCTTACTCAACATCtgcgaattcatactggagagaaaccttataaatgtacagaatgtggcaaagcctttatcTGTTACTCACATCTCACCTATCATCAgcaaattcatactggagagagaccttataaatgtacagaatgtagcaAAGCCTTTATCTGTTACTCACAGCTAACCTATcatcagcgaattcatactggagagaagccttataaatgtaaagaatgtaacAAAGCCTTTCATCGTCTTTCACTTCTTACTGGACATCAGCGAATTCATTCTGGGGAgagaccttataaatgtaaagaatgtaacAAAGCCTTTATTCAGTGCTCAAATCTTACTCGACATCAGCGAATTCATACCGGAGAGAagccttataaatgtaaagactGTAACAAAGCCTTTCATCATTGCTCAGTTCTTACTCGACATCAGCGAATTCATTCTGGGGAgagaccttataaatgtaaagaatgtagTAAAGCCTTTATTCAGTGCTCACATCTTACTCaacatcagcgaattcatactggagagagaccttataaatgtacagattgtggcaaagcctttagtcATAGTAGTAATCTCACTAAACATCTGAGAACACACACTGAAGAGAAACCCTAG